Within Acinetobacter sp. LoGeW2-3, the genomic segment ACCGTATGATGGTCACGCTAGATGATGGTACTGCGCGTATCGAAATCTCCACCAACCATGAACGCTTCCAGCGCTTTAAAGACATTGTTCAGGTCGATAAAGTCGTGGTGATTGAAGGTGAAATCTACGAGCGTGAAGGTTTTGACCGTCCACTGGGTCGTCTCACCAAAGCCTTTAGCTTAAATGAGATCCGTCAAAAACGTGCCAACAGCATCAAGATTACCCTTCAAGCTGAACACTATAGCAAGACTCTAAGTCGTGATTTACAGCAAATTTTGATGCCATATACCAATGTGGATATGAGCACCCATATTCCAGTGATTCTGTATCTGGATTATAGCTATGCCACAGCTGAACTGCATCTGGGCTTAAGCTGGAAAGTTGCGCCGCTAGATGATCTTCTCGCCAAGCTGCGTGACTATTTTGGCAAGACTGCGTTATATATCGAGTATCAGGTGAAATCTAAAGCTGCACGTGCTGTGTCTTATGAAGAAGCCAAGCCAGTTGAGGTTCCACCTCCACCTTCAGATATGAGTATGGACGATGCTCTGGCACAATATGAAGCCGAGTCTCAACCGCAATACTCATAAATCCTGACCTTTAAAAATATTTAAATTGGAATCATCATGAGTCAAATTGACAATGCTGTTGTTTCAGCACATCTCTCCCATGTGCGTATTGTCATGGTTAATACCACCCTGCCTGCCAATATCGGTAGTGCATTACGTGCCATGAAAACCATGGGCCTGTGCAAACTGGTTCTGGTTGCGCCTAAAACTTATCCGCACCCAGATATTGATGCACTTGCTGCAGGTGCAACTGATCTGATCGAACAGATTGAAATCGTAGAAACGCTAGAAGATGCGATTAAAGATTGTCAGATTGTGTTTGGTACTAGTGCGCGTAGCCGTACTATTCCATGGCCTTTACTAGATGTCCGTCCAGCAGCAGAAAAAGCACTTTCAGCTGTTGTTGAAGAGAAACAGGAAATTGCCATTTTATTTGGCCGTGAAGACCGTGGCCTGACCAATGAAGAACTGGCGATGGCGAATTATCATTTAACTATTCCTGTAAATACTGACTACGGAGTATTGAATGTTGCGCAAGCGATTCAGGTGATTTGCTATGAATTGCGTATGGCGGCACTGGATCAGGTGGAACATCCTCGTGATCCTAAAGCCACCATGCAAGTTATTGATGGCATTGAAATGGAATGGGATGAGCCACTGGTTAATCATGAGCAAATGAAACAGTTCTACCCTCATTTAGAAAAAATGCTGGCAGAAATTGAGTTTATGGACCCAAAAAATCCACGATTGTTGCCTTTACGCTTGCGTCGCCTATTTGGACGTATACAATTAGATCGTATGGAATATCATTTACTTCGTGGTATTTTCAGTCGGGTCCAAGCATTAAATAATGGTACCTGGAAGAAATCTTCACACACTACCCAACAGGACGAGGATCAAATCTAATGTTCAAACAGCTCAAAGAGGATATACAGGCTGTCTTCGCGCGCGATCCTGCTGCACGTAACACCCTGGAAGTCTTGACTACATATCCTGGTATTCACGCGCTGATGATGCATCGTGTGGCTCATGAACTGTGGAACAAAGACTGTAAAGGCACGGCACGTGCTTTATCCTCATTTAGCCGTTTTGTGACAGGGATTGAAATCCATCCAGGTGCCAAGATTGGCCGCCGTTTCTTTATCGATCATGGCATGGGTGTAGTGATTGGTGAAACTGCGGAAATTGGTGATGATGTTACCCTGTATCATGGCGTAACCTTAGGTGGTACGACCTGGAATAAAGGCAAACGCCATCCGACCCTGGAAGATGGCGTGGTTGTCGGTGCTGGTGCCAAGATTCTAGGTCCTTTTACCGTCGGTAAAAATGCCAAAGTTGGCTCAAATGCCGTAGTGACAAAAGCAGTACCGGAAAATACCACTGCGGTCGGTAATCCAGCCCGATTTATTACTAAAGATCAGCCGAAAGATGATGCAGAAGCACGTCGTCGTGATTATGCCGAAAGTATTGGCTTCCAGCCTTATGCAACGACACAAGATCAGTCTGATCCGATTATTGAAGGTATGCGTGTGCTGCTAGATCGTATTCAGCAAAATGAAAAACGCATGAATATGCTCTGCAACCGTTTATCTCTGCTTGATCCAACTTTCAAGAAAAACCAGCTGAATGAACATCCGCTCAGTAAGGAAGATCTAAAAATTTTGGAAGAAGCACGACGTGAGTGTGAAGCACAGACTTCTCAGTCTAAAGCTTGATCCATCAGTAACATGCCGTAACTTGCATGTTCGCTACAGTTTTTTTAGACTGACGAACATGCAATTTCACAATTTTTTAAAATAACATAAATGGATGTATACCATGACATTTAAGCCTTTGGCACTTGCCTGCTTAGCAGCACTTGCATTGACGGCCTGTTCAACGCCATCACAAAAGCAAGAAGCACCTAAACAGGCGATGGTGTTTGCTGAACCGGAACTCACTCCACCCTTTTATGCCTTAAATCCATTCAATTATAACGAACCACCTCCATTTGAAGTTCACTTGCAAAAAGCTGCAGCTGCGCCTGTAACCAAAATGGTAGTAAACAGCAGTGATGATCCATCTAAAAAAATTACACTTGATGTGAATCGTCTGATCATTCCAGTGGTAAATAGCACTACGCGTTCTATGCGTTATGCAACTTTAGCCGGACCGGATGAAATTGATATCACTGAAGTTGATGATTTCCTGCAACTGGTTGAAGGTAAAGCACGTCATTATCCACCGCGTTTTAGCGACCGTCAGGAGCGTAAAGGTTTTGAACTGAAACTAAAACGCGTGACTCAGGAACTGGATACACTAGCTGCAAATAACAATGCATCTTTTGATATTTTACTGCGTGCATTTAAAGCCAGCGTGATGGCGCGTAATCTGGACTTAGGTTCGGTGTACACCACTAAATCTTTGGCGTATGCTCAGCGTATTTTAAAAGTGAATCAGGATGATGCAGAAGCAAACTTCTGGTTTGGTTTTGGCCTGTCTGAAGGTGGCGGTCAGCGTGAAGCCATTCCATACCTGGAAAAAGCGATGCAAGCTGGCGTTCAGGAAGCGTATTTATCTGCGGCAAACAACTATATTGCCATGGAAAATAAAAAGAACGCGGTTCAGGTGCTGAAAAACTATAAAGTGAAATACCCACAAGAAGCGCAAGTGGCAGATCAGCTGATTCAAGAAATTGAAAAGCAAGGACGCTGGAATGTGTGGCAAGTGTTGACACCAAAAAATTAATGTGAAAATACTCGTGATCTGAGTTACAAAATAGACTGCTTCGGCAGTCTTTTTTTTGATAAAAATGAGTAGAATACAAAACATTATTTCAATATTTAACAGAGCATTCAGATTTCACATGCACTATAAAATGAATAAAGCATTCGTCCTCTGTTCACTCCTATTCACCACAGCCCTGACCGGCTGTCAGGTGGTCAGTGTGAAACAACAAGCCCTCAATGTCACCATCAGCAATGAACGTGACAGTATTTTGACCCGGGATAAGCTCAGTGAAGCCAGCCTGAATGTACTGTCCATGACCGGGCGTGAGGCACGCATCTGTACGGAACAACCACAAGAATGTGTAGAGGAGCTCAAAGAAATTCCGCAAATTCTGGATGAGCAGCTGCTATCAACTGCAAGTGAATTGTATTTAGCCAAATCTCTGCAATTAGGAAAAGGTTCGGATTGCAAAACCAGTGTTCTAACCAAAACCCAATCTGAAGAAAAAAAGCAGCTACAAAAACAGAATATTCAGAAATGCCAGGATCAGCAGCTGGCGATGCTGGATCAAAGTATCCGTTATAGCTATGCCTATCTGTTCAAGACCCAACGTGCACCGCAAGACCGCATTTTTGATAACCGTCAGGTACAAATTCGTGATTTCTACAACCAAGCCATCGCTCATCTGATTCATGTCTATTCCGAGCGTCATCCAGCCAAAGAAGTGAGCCGCAAGATTCAGGTCGGAAATAGTATTTATACAGTAGATTTTGAAAACTATCCGGAAATCAAAGATCAGGCTTTCGAACAATTGATGTCGACCTATAACATGAACTTCTCCGGCTTGCGTTCGATTACCCGACGTGACGGTTTTGGTTCAGAATTTGTAGTGGTCCTACCTGAAGAAAAACGCATCACCTCAAACAAGAAATACATTGTCGATCCGCTGAATTTTAAATACGCAGAAGGCAGCAACCCGAATATCCATGCAGCACGTTATTTGGCGACGACTATTACCGCAGTCCCTAAATCTGCGACCAGTGTTGAGCAGATTATTAATGGTCCGGAATTCCAGTTAAAATTGCATGATCCCTACAAGCATGAAAAAGTAACGGTTGCCGGCAAACAATATGCGCTGGCGGCAAACTTCTCGGCGCCTTATGGCCTATGGCTAGCAGAAAATAATCTGGGTCGTGCTGCTTATCTGGTGCTGATTGATCGGGACGACAACCTGACCATGCCGCACCTGTATATGCTGGAGCCGTATAATCCGAAGAAAAAAGTGATTGTCCTGATCCATGGTCTGGCCAGTAGCCCTGAAGCCTGGATTCGTCTGACCAATGACATTATGGGTGATCCGGTACTACGTGAAAATTTCCAGGTCTGGCAAGTATTTTATTCAACCAATATGCCAATTCTTGAAAGCCGTTATCAGATCAATGCGCTGATTCAGCAAGGTTTCCAACGTATCAATGCGCAAGAGCCAGCCAAGAAAGATGCGGTATTGGTCGGTCATAGCATGGGTGGTGTAATTGCCCGTCTCTTAGTCAGTGATGCTAACCTGATTCCAAAGACCGAAGAACTGATTAATAGCCGCCGTATCGACCGTTTCCGTAATAATTCATTATTTAAAGCGCGTTTGCAGCTTAAACCGATTCCAAACTTTAGCCGAGGAATTTTCCTGGCAGCGCCACATCGTGGGACAGATTATGCCGATCGCTGGTTCACCTTGGCAGCGCGTAAAATTATCCGTTTACCGGGTGCATTCTTAGGTGCATTCGCGGATACTCTGCAAGGTGATATTGGTCTGGATGATTTCATCAAGGAAATTGGTCATGACATGATTCAGAATGGACCAAGTGATTTATCCAAGAATTCGAAGTTTAATGCCCTGACCCGTGATGTCGTGCCTTATAAAGGTTTTAAATTCCACAACATCATGGGCAATATGACCGATAGCACTGATAAATTAGTGATGACGGATGATGTGGTTCCCTATAAAAGTGCCGAGCTAAAAGGTGCAATTTCTGAGGAAATCATTAAAGGTGGTCACTCGATTCAGGAAACACCTGAAGCCGTGCTTGAATTACGCCGTATCTTACGATTGCATCTGACTGAATTGGGTTTATATAAACCGCAAAAAGTACTCAAATAAGCATTAAAGCCGAAGTTAATCATCGGCTTTTTACTTTCTGGCTTCCAGAATTTTTATACATCCAAAGTGATTTAATTTCATCTGATCTAAATTAACGAACATTCCTCTCAGATGATAAAGACAGATTTACAGCTTGATGAATTTCTTATTATTAATTGAAATATCAAACTTTAGTCGCTTTACACTGTATTTCTTGAGCAGACTACTTTATTCGTGCTATCAATAGCTTAACCCACTGATATAAACTTGAATTTCAGTCGAGGTAAGACTTTATTTGATGAGCAATGGTATTTTATGAAATTAGCTGGCTCTAAACAGATTAGCCGTGAAAAAGTAAATGACCTGATTGCACATGGACTGAACTATGTGTATTTCAGAAAAGAACTCGAGCCAATCTATTGCCAGCAATACCGTGACGAAGCTGCTTATGAATTTCGTTTTCGTGGCAGTATTATTCTGATTCTGTATTTCGTGCTTAGTTACGGGATCTTTCAGACCATTTCAATTAATGAGCAACTGATCCATTGGCTTTCTCTGTATGCCTGGGTTGGGATCATCACCATCACACTCTGGTTAATGTCGTTTAGCAAGTCGCTGAATCGTTTCTTTGACCTGTACACCACGCTCGGTGCGACCTGTGCGGTGGCGATTTCTTTCGTGATTATTCCTGTCATTGGTCAAGATATTGATAATGATGCTCTGCTTCATGTCGCCATGATGTATGCAGTAGTGATTAACTATAGCTTTGTAGGCATGCGTTTTTATTCAGCGCTGATTGCGGGTTGGGGCGGCGGACTGATTGGTTATCTGGTCACGGTTTCTCTAAACTACGATATTGACTGGACCTTCCTGCACCGTACTTATACCTTTAGCAGTCTGCTTGGGATGATTATTGCCTATGCGATTGACCGTCAGCATCGTGAGAATTATCTGCAAAACTGTATCATTGAACTAAACAAAGAAGAACTGACGCAACAAGCACAGGAACTGGAACGGCTGACGCAACTTGATGCACTGACTGGCCTCGCCAATCGACGTTATTTGACTGAACATCTGGATACACAATGGCGTCATGCACTACGCCATCAAACACCTTTAAGTATCATGATGGTCGATATCGATTACTTTAAAAACTATAACGATCATTTTGGGCATATTGCAGGCGATGAATGTCTACAGGCTGTCGCCCATCAGCTACAAGGGATATCCTCACGTAGCATGGAACTAGCAGCACGTTATGGCGGCGAAGAATTTCTGCTGGTCTATCCTTATATCGATGAAGCAGAAATACAGAAAATTGCCGAAGAACTAATCCAACGCATTAATACTTTGCATCTGTCTCATCCAGCTAGTCAGGTATCGGATCATGTCACCATAAGTATCGGTTGTGCTAGCACTATCCCTCAAGAAAATGAACGCTTGGCTGATTTTATTGCCCAAGCTGACGAAGCACTTTATAGTGCCAAAGCAGAAGGCCGTAATCGTTTTAAACTTGCGCAATCTCAGTCTAAAAGCAATCTATATACGATTTAAGGCCGATTCAGGTCTATATATTTCGTGCTTAAAATCAGCAATCTTTCAACTGACTCGACAGAAGTCATCGAATCCATTTCTTTCTAAAAATTAATTTTGCTAGACTTAGCCCAATACATATTTTGCATGGCTGCTTGGATGATTTCTGTTTCGGTGCATGAATAGCGACTATATTGCCGACAGCTCATCATCTCTTACCAGCCTGCCCATTATTTTTTAAAGGATTTCTTCTTAATGACCAGTTCAGAACTTATGGCTGATCTTTCTACCCTGACACCTATGATGCAGCAGTATATGTCTGTGAAAATGCAGCATCCGCATTCATTGATGTTCTATCGCATGGGTGATTTCTACGAACTGTTCTTTGAAGATGCCCATAAAGCAGCCAAAATTCTTGGTATTACCTTGACACACCGTGGTAAAGCCAATGGTCAGCCAATTCCAATGGCGGGTGTGCCTTTTCATGCGGCTGAAGGTTACCTTGCCCGTCTGGTGAAAAAAGGCGAAACCGTGGTGATCTGTGAACAGATTGGCGAGGTTACAGGGAAAGGTCCGGTTGAACGTGGCGTGGTACGGATTATTACCCCGGGAACATTGACCGATGATGCCCTACTCGGGGCACATCAAACTTCTAATCTGGTTGCGCTATGTATTCAGCAAAATAAAATCGGCATTGCCCTACTGGATCTGAGTGCCGGTATTTTTAAAGTTCAGCAGATCGATTATGATCTGAACCAGCTGGCGATTGAACTGGCACGTCTGATGCCAAGCGAAATTGTGGTGGATGAAAATCTTCAGGAACAGGATCTGGTGGAACACTTGAAACTCCAGCTAGATGTACCGGTTAGTAAACGTCCGAATGTCGACTTCAACCTGAACAATGCCCAGAAAACTTTATGTGACCAGTTTGCTGTCAGCACACTGGCAGGCTTTGGCATTGATCATCTGCCTTTGGCTAAAGCTGCCGCGGCCGCATTGATTCACTATGCCAAAGAAACCCAGAAAACTGCACTGCCGCATATTCGTACCATTCAACTAGAACAAAGCTCAGACTTTATTGCATTGGATCCGGTGACTCGTCGTAATCTGGAACTGATTGAACCACTATTTGAACATGGTACTTCACTGTTTCAATTGATTAATGACTGTCAGACAGCGATGGGTGACCGTCTGCTCAGTCGTACCCTGATGCAACCATTACGTGACACTGCCATTCTAGATGAACGACTGGATGCGACTCAGGCATTACTGGAAGGCTTCCATGAATCACCAGTACGCCTGGTGCTAAAAGAAATCAGTGATATTGAACGTGTACTCAGCCGTATTGCTCTGGGTAGCGCACGTCCTCGTGATCTGGTTCAATTACGTCAGGCCTGTGCCCAGATTCCATTCTTGCGTCATGCGCTACAACCAATGGTCAGCCAGCAGCAGTCTAAATTACTGGTTCAACTGAATGAAGAATTAGGTGATTTCCATGGTCTGCATCAACGATTGATGTCAGCGATTGTTGAAAATCCGCCAGTTCTGCTACGTGATGGTAATGTCATTGCCGAAGGTTTTGATGCGGAACTGGATGAACTACGCAAAATTCGTGATCATGCCGGGCAATTCCTGATTGATCTGGAAATCAAGGAACGTGAACAGAGCGGTATTCCTACCTTAAAAATCGGTTATAACCGTGTCAGTGGTTACTATATCGAACTGACTCGTGCGCAGGCTGAGCAGGCACCTGAACATTATATTCGTCGTCAGACGCTAAAAAATGCTGAACGCTATATCACGCCAGAACTGAAAGCCTTTGAGGATAAAGTGCTGTCCAGTGAATCCCGGGCACTTGCATGTGAAAAAATGCTGTTTGAAATGCTACTGAATGAATTGCGTGCGGATATCGGCAATCTGCAAATGATGAGCAGTGCCATCGCACAGATTGATCTGCTGTGTAACTTTGCCCATCAAGCACGATTACGTAACTGGTCACGTCCGAAATATAGTCCGGAAATTGGCTTAAAAATCCAGGCAGGTCGTCATCCTGTGGTTGAGGCTTTAAGTAAAACTGCCTTTACTCCGAATGATACGCAACTGGATTATCAGCATCGAATGGCGATTATCACCGGTCCAAACATGGGTGGTAAATCGACCTTTATGCGTCAAACTGCATTAATTGCCCTGCTGGCTTATTGTGGTAGCTACGTGCCAGCACAAGCTGTAACTTTAGGACCGATTGACCGTATCTTTACCCGTATTGGATCGGCAGATGACCTTTCTACAGGTAAATCTACCTTCATGGTAGAAATGACTGAGACATCGCAGATTCTGCATCATGCCACCAGCCAATCACTGGTGTTGATGGATGAAGTTGGTCGTGGTACCAGTACTTATGATGGCCTGTCACTTGCTTGGGCGTGTGTACTGGATCTGACCCGACGCATTCAATGTCTATGTCTATTTGCTACACATTATTTTGAGTTAACCGAACTAGCCAGTGAATCGGGTATTGATAACTATCATGTGACTGCCCGAGAAGTGAATGGCAATCTGATCCTGCTACACAAAGTGCAACAAGGTCCAGCTAGCCAGAGTCATGGTCTACAGGTGGCTAAACTTGCCGGTATTCCAGCCAATGTGATCA encodes:
- a CDS encoding RNA methyltransferase, producing the protein MSQIDNAVVSAHLSHVRIVMVNTTLPANIGSALRAMKTMGLCKLVLVAPKTYPHPDIDALAAGATDLIEQIEIVETLEDAIKDCQIVFGTSARSRTIPWPLLDVRPAAEKALSAVVEEKQEIAILFGREDRGLTNEELAMANYHLTIPVNTDYGVLNVAQAIQVICYELRMAALDQVEHPRDPKATMQVIDGIEMEWDEPLVNHEQMKQFYPHLEKMLAEIEFMDPKNPRLLPLRLRRLFGRIQLDRMEYHLLRGIFSRVQALNNGTWKKSSHTTQQDEDQI
- the cysE gene encoding serine O-acetyltransferase — encoded protein: MFKQLKEDIQAVFARDPAARNTLEVLTTYPGIHALMMHRVAHELWNKDCKGTARALSSFSRFVTGIEIHPGAKIGRRFFIDHGMGVVIGETAEIGDDVTLYHGVTLGGTTWNKGKRHPTLEDGVVVGAGAKILGPFTVGKNAKVGSNAVVTKAVPENTTAVGNPARFITKDQPKDDAEARRRDYAESIGFQPYATTQDQSDPIIEGMRVLLDRIQQNEKRMNMLCNRLSLLDPTFKKNQLNEHPLSKEDLKILEEARRECEAQTSQSKA
- a CDS encoding ABUW_2363 family tetratricopeptide repeat lipoprotein, with protein sequence MTFKPLALACLAALALTACSTPSQKQEAPKQAMVFAEPELTPPFYALNPFNYNEPPPFEVHLQKAAAAPVTKMVVNSSDDPSKKITLDVNRLIIPVVNSTTRSMRYATLAGPDEIDITEVDDFLQLVEGKARHYPPRFSDRQERKGFELKLKRVTQELDTLAANNNASFDILLRAFKASVMARNLDLGSVYTTKSLAYAQRILKVNQDDAEANFWFGFGLSEGGGQREAIPYLEKAMQAGVQEAYLSAANNYIAMENKKNAVQVLKNYKVKYPQEAQVADQLIQEIEKQGRWNVWQVLTPKN
- a CDS encoding alpha/beta fold hydrolase, with the protein product MHYKMNKAFVLCSLLFTTALTGCQVVSVKQQALNVTISNERDSILTRDKLSEASLNVLSMTGREARICTEQPQECVEELKEIPQILDEQLLSTASELYLAKSLQLGKGSDCKTSVLTKTQSEEKKQLQKQNIQKCQDQQLAMLDQSIRYSYAYLFKTQRAPQDRIFDNRQVQIRDFYNQAIAHLIHVYSERHPAKEVSRKIQVGNSIYTVDFENYPEIKDQAFEQLMSTYNMNFSGLRSITRRDGFGSEFVVVLPEEKRITSNKKYIVDPLNFKYAEGSNPNIHAARYLATTITAVPKSATSVEQIINGPEFQLKLHDPYKHEKVTVAGKQYALAANFSAPYGLWLAENNLGRAAYLVLIDRDDNLTMPHLYMLEPYNPKKKVIVLIHGLASSPEAWIRLTNDIMGDPVLRENFQVWQVFYSTNMPILESRYQINALIQQGFQRINAQEPAKKDAVLVGHSMGGVIARLLVSDANLIPKTEELINSRRIDRFRNNSLFKARLQLKPIPNFSRGIFLAAPHRGTDYADRWFTLAARKIIRLPGAFLGAFADTLQGDIGLDDFIKEIGHDMIQNGPSDLSKNSKFNALTRDVVPYKGFKFHNIMGNMTDSTDKLVMTDDVVPYKSAELKGAISEEIIKGGHSIQETPEAVLELRRILRLHLTELGLYKPQKVLK
- a CDS encoding GGDEF domain-containing protein, whose protein sequence is MKLAGSKQISREKVNDLIAHGLNYVYFRKELEPIYCQQYRDEAAYEFRFRGSIILILYFVLSYGIFQTISINEQLIHWLSLYAWVGIITITLWLMSFSKSLNRFFDLYTTLGATCAVAISFVIIPVIGQDIDNDALLHVAMMYAVVINYSFVGMRFYSALIAGWGGGLIGYLVTVSLNYDIDWTFLHRTYTFSSLLGMIIAYAIDRQHRENYLQNCIIELNKEELTQQAQELERLTQLDALTGLANRRYLTEHLDTQWRHALRHQTPLSIMMVDIDYFKNYNDHFGHIAGDECLQAVAHQLQGISSRSMELAARYGGEEFLLVYPYIDEAEIQKIAEELIQRINTLHLSHPASQVSDHVTISIGCASTIPQENERLADFIAQADEALYSAKAEGRNRFKLAQSQSKSNLYTI
- the mutS gene encoding DNA mismatch repair protein MutS, with the translated sequence MTSSELMADLSTLTPMMQQYMSVKMQHPHSLMFYRMGDFYELFFEDAHKAAKILGITLTHRGKANGQPIPMAGVPFHAAEGYLARLVKKGETVVICEQIGEVTGKGPVERGVVRIITPGTLTDDALLGAHQTSNLVALCIQQNKIGIALLDLSAGIFKVQQIDYDLNQLAIELARLMPSEIVVDENLQEQDLVEHLKLQLDVPVSKRPNVDFNLNNAQKTLCDQFAVSTLAGFGIDHLPLAKAAAAALIHYAKETQKTALPHIRTIQLEQSSDFIALDPVTRRNLELIEPLFEHGTSLFQLINDCQTAMGDRLLSRTLMQPLRDTAILDERLDATQALLEGFHESPVRLVLKEISDIERVLSRIALGSARPRDLVQLRQACAQIPFLRHALQPMVSQQQSKLLVQLNEELGDFHGLHQRLMSAIVENPPVLLRDGNVIAEGFDAELDELRKIRDHAGQFLIDLEIKEREQSGIPTLKIGYNRVSGYYIELTRAQAEQAPEHYIRRQTLKNAERYITPELKAFEDKVLSSESRALACEKMLFEMLLNELRADIGNLQMMSSAIAQIDLLCNFAHQARLRNWSRPKYSPEIGLKIQAGRHPVVEALSKTAFTPNDTQLDYQHRMAIITGPNMGGKSTFMRQTALIALLAYCGSYVPAQAVTLGPIDRIFTRIGSADDLSTGKSTFMVEMTETSQILHHATSQSLVLMDEVGRGTSTYDGLSLAWACVLDLTRRIQCLCLFATHYFELTELASESGIDNYHVTAREVNGNLILLHKVQQGPASQSHGLQVAKLAGIPANVIKEAQNRLRILEKQPHTKSKSPQPDLFAIEQVETVVERIIEVEKPSAALELLEDIDVDSLSPREALQQLYALKDLLKLPG